Proteins encoded by one window of Gemmatimonadaceae bacterium:
- a CDS encoding DUF1343 domain-containing protein, translating to MHAERWLLMGALVLASSCTHAAPTIAPPPAPSGAVRPGISVLISDSIGLVRGKRVALLTNQTGVDEHGVSDIEVLRDSRAREAGVRLVRLFSPEHGIRGTEDRTHVESGIDERSGLPVHSLYTETAIAPPDSLLTDLDALVFDLQDVGTRTWTYVGSMIYAMRASARRHLPIIVLDRPNPITGDHVDGPMLDSALANANEQSPRRPAKPYALYPFPLRHGMTMGEMARFYNEVLGIGAPLRVVPVSGWKRSAWFDETGLPWVRPSPNLPNLASVLIYPALVAFEGSNVSVGRGTADAFQRFGAPWMNAVEVASLLNGRNEPGVRFVVDSFTPVNPGDAKYGGRLIPGVRIAVTDRNAVRPGHVCAAILWALLRTNRDSLRVRDTTFDERFGSPSMRRALFAGEDPDRVVDGGQRAVSDFEAAAHRFLLYR from the coding sequence ATGCATGCTGAGCGTTGGTTGTTGATGGGTGCGCTGGTTCTTGCCTCGTCGTGTACGCATGCGGCGCCGACGATCGCTCCTCCCCCCGCGCCCTCCGGCGCGGTGCGACCGGGGATCAGCGTCTTGATCTCGGACAGCATCGGCCTCGTACGCGGGAAGCGCGTCGCCTTGCTCACCAACCAGACGGGGGTGGATGAGCACGGCGTCTCGGACATCGAGGTTCTGCGCGATTCGCGGGCCCGTGAGGCCGGAGTTCGGCTGGTCCGTCTCTTTTCGCCTGAGCACGGCATTCGGGGGACCGAAGACCGGACGCACGTCGAGAGTGGGATCGACGAGCGGAGTGGGCTCCCGGTGCATTCGCTTTACACCGAGACGGCGATCGCGCCGCCGGATAGCCTGCTCACCGATCTCGACGCGCTCGTGTTCGACCTCCAAGACGTGGGTACGCGAACGTGGACCTACGTCGGCTCGATGATCTACGCGATGCGTGCGTCGGCGCGCCGCCACCTGCCGATCATCGTGCTCGACCGGCCGAACCCAATTACCGGCGACCACGTCGACGGACCGATGCTCGACTCCGCCTTGGCGAACGCGAACGAACAAAGTCCGCGGCGTCCGGCGAAGCCGTACGCATTATATCCGTTCCCATTGCGGCATGGAATGACGATGGGAGAGATGGCGCGCTTCTACAACGAGGTGCTGGGAATAGGCGCCCCGCTTCGTGTCGTTCCGGTATCCGGCTGGAAGCGTTCCGCGTGGTTCGACGAGACGGGTCTGCCGTGGGTCCGCCCGTCGCCGAATCTCCCCAACCTCGCGAGCGTGCTGATCTACCCGGCGCTCGTCGCGTTCGAGGGATCGAACGTCTCCGTGGGACGCGGAACGGCCGACGCGTTTCAGCGCTTCGGCGCGCCGTGGATGAACGCCGTGGAGGTTGCGTCGCTCCTGAACGGTCGCAATGAGCCCGGCGTTCGCTTCGTCGTCGACTCGTTCACCCCCGTAAATCCCGGCGACGCCAAGTACGGGGGCCGCCTCATTCCCGGTGTGCGCATCGCGGTCACCGACCGAAACGCCGTTCGCCCGGGACATGTCTGCGCCGCGATCCTGTGGGCCCTGCTACGCACGAACCGCGATTCGCTGCGCGTTCGCGACACGACCTTCGACGAGCGTTTCGGCAGTCCGTCGATGCGGCGAGCGTTGTTTGCCGGCGAAGACCCGGATCGCGTCGTGGACGGGGGACAGCGCGCCGTCAGCGACTTCGAGGCCGCGGCGCATCGTTTCTTGTTGTATCGATGA
- a CDS encoding serine hydrolase domain-containing protein, whose product MHRVAILASLVTIAACHSGNTQSASPAPSAANASALRAGLQRRIEEVLNRARADSAFPGAFAVVGTHDGVLAEYGVGQLDWAPTPRPDEHTLWDLASLTKVVGLTTAIMQLVEQHRVDLDAPLQRYIPDWTGPNKNRVSVRNLLTHTSGLPAFKAYDEITHDPDSLAKLMFSTPLDTVPGVRMVYSDIGAYMLGKLVERITGETLDAYVHDHVFAPLKMDETMYRPPASLLPRIAPTEFDPKRGGLVRGKVHDERAYYLGGVSAHAGIFSSGHDLARFARMYLNGGTLDGVRVVQASTIARFTAFTDSTFSNRGIGWQKPDLPGMKFASPSSAWAGHLMSTRAFGHTGFTGTSIAIDPSRDLFVVLLTNRVDPTRNNNKISEVRRQLADSVVAEFDRFRSSPH is encoded by the coding sequence ATGCATCGCGTAGCTATCCTCGCGTCACTCGTCACTATTGCCGCGTGTCATTCGGGAAACACTCAATCCGCCTCCCCCGCTCCATCGGCCGCCAACGCGTCGGCGTTGCGGGCCGGACTGCAACGGCGGATCGAGGAGGTCCTCAACCGCGCGCGAGCCGACAGCGCCTTCCCCGGCGCGTTCGCCGTCGTCGGAACGCACGACGGAGTCCTCGCCGAATATGGCGTGGGCCAGCTCGATTGGGCACCCACGCCGAGGCCCGACGAACACACGCTGTGGGATTTGGCGTCACTGACGAAGGTCGTCGGGCTGACGACGGCGATCATGCAGCTCGTCGAGCAGCATCGCGTCGACCTCGACGCGCCGCTCCAGCGCTACATCCCCGACTGGACCGGACCGAACAAGAATCGCGTGAGCGTGCGCAATCTGCTCACACACACATCAGGGCTGCCGGCCTTCAAGGCGTACGACGAGATCACACACGACCCCGACAGTCTCGCCAAACTCATGTTCTCGACGCCGCTCGATACTGTGCCCGGCGTTCGCATGGTTTACAGCGACATCGGCGCGTACATGCTCGGAAAGCTCGTCGAACGCATCACCGGCGAGACGCTCGACGCCTACGTGCACGACCATGTCTTCGCGCCGCTCAAGATGGACGAAACGATGTACCGCCCGCCGGCGTCGCTGCTGCCGCGCATCGCGCCAACCGAGTTCGATCCGAAGCGCGGCGGCCTCGTTCGCGGCAAGGTGCACGACGAGCGCGCCTACTACCTCGGCGGCGTCTCGGCACACGCGGGAATATTTAGCTCCGGCCACGACCTTGCGCGGTTCGCGCGCATGTACCTGAACGGCGGCACGCTCGACGGCGTACGCGTGGTACAGGCGTCGACGATCGCGCGGTTCACGGCGTTCACCGATTCCACGTTTTCCAACCGGGGCATCGGCTGGCAGAAGCCCGACCTGCCGGGGATGAAGTTCGCCAGTCCCTCGTCAGCGTGGGCCGGACACCTGATGTCGACGCGGGCATTCGGCCATACCGGCTTTACGGGAACCTCGATCGCGATTGACCCGTCGCGCGACCTGTTCGTCGTTCTGTTGACCAACCGCGTCGACCCGACGCGGAACAACAACAAGATCAGCGAAGTTCGCCGGCAGCTCGCGGATTCGGTCGTCGCCGAGTTCGACCGGTTCCGCTCTTCCCCGCACTGA